CGCTATGTTGAACGGTAAGGCAACATGGTATTATCCGGATGGCTCCGTGGAAGTGGAAGGCGAGTTCCTGAATGGGGACCGTCATGGCAAATGGACCGGGTACCACACGAATGGCAAAAAGAGCTATGAACGAGAGTACGTAATGGGCAATAGCATTGGTCAGTATACCCAATGGTTCGCCAACGGTACGATGCAAAGCGAAACACCTTACGTGGCCGGATATGTTAGTGGGTTGGCCAAAGAATACCATGATAACGGCAAGATCTCGTTCCAGCGCAATTACGGCTATGGCAATTATCACGGCGATCATTCAAGTTACACCCTTAATGGCGAGCCACAAATGGTGCGCTTCTATCACAAAGGGCGTTTGTACGCCTATGGTTCCCCCACCGCTGATGGTACCGTAAAGGACACCATACATGTAAGCAGCGGTATTGCGAACTGTACCTCCACGTTCCCGGATGGCACGAAGGCGCGTCAGATCAATTTCCGGAACGGAGAGATCGATGGAAAGTTCATTGAGTATCACGCCAACGGAAAGGTCATGGAATCGGCGGAATACCAAGTTGGTCAAATTGTTGGCGAGCATGAAGAATTCTACGCCGATGGCACTCCAAAACAGACCACACCCTACGTTGCTGGTTTGAAACACGGGGAGCAGATCGCTTACTGGAACACTGGAAAGGTGAAAGAAAAACGTAACTTCAAGTTCGGAGAAGAACAGGGTCTTCGAACATTCCATGACCAAACAGGAAAACTACTTGCAACTTTCGACGTTCGGGACAATGACGTTGTCGAGATCATCAAATAACCGAATGCGGGCCGCGTTGTATTTGATCGCATTGTTGTTCTGTGGGCAAGCATTCGGACAGAACATGTCCGAGCAGCTTGTGCTGCTCCGGCGTACGTACCAGGATCAATCGTCCGTTTACCTTCGGAACAACACTACGTACCACATTGTGCGAACTGAGAAAGGCATTGTTTCCACGCGTGAGATCGAAAATGACCGTATGTTATTGAAAGATATCGTGGGGGACGTACAGGAAGAGCGCGTGTATTACAGTGACCTAATGCCACTGAAGGAGATCGAAGCCTATACCCTCATACCGAAGGGCAATGGCTCCAAACGGATAAAGATCGGTGCTGTGGAACACCGTGATCAGCGCAGCAACAGCATCTTCCACGACGATTCGCGCATAGCCTATTTTACAATGCCATCCTTGGCTTCCGGAGCAGTGGCGCATTTACGTTACGTGGTTGCGTTCCCGGATGCCCGCTTCTCCACCGGCCACTATTTCGCCAGTGAGTTTCCTGTGGAAGAAAGCATTCTTACCGTGATCAGTGACGCGGACATAGACGTTGACGTGCGCACCTTCCATATGCCGGATGGCAGCTATACACGGTCAGTATCCACCGAGAAAGGCAAAACCGTACAACGGTACACCATGCGCAATGTTCCGCCCATGAAGTTCGCTAGTGATGCACCTTCATTCAGCTATTACACGCCCCATGCTCAATTGATCGTGAACACTGAGAAAGTTGAAAGCACGGACCGAGTGGACCAGCTCTATGGATGGCTGTACAGTTATGTAGGGCAATGTTCAGATCCGGCCGATGCTTCCATAACCGCACTTACGGATTCGTTAACGGCGAACATACTGGTCCCCCAGGAAAAAGCATCGGTGATCTACCGTTGGGTGCAGGACCACATCCGCTACATTGCATTCGAGGATGGCCTCAATGGTCTCATTCCAGCACCTGCCGAAGAGGTTTCACGTGTTCGATATGGTGATTGCAAAGGTATGAGCAACGTGCTGCAGACAATGCTTCGTGCTGCTGGACTTGATGCCCATCTGGCATGGATCGGCACGCGGGACAGACCTTATACGTTCAATGAACTACCCGCTGCCGGAAGTAGCGACCATATGATCGTGGCCTTGTACTTGGCGGACACCACCCTCTTTCTGGATGGCACTGCGAATGTGAACGCGTTCGGTTTTCCCAGTGGATTCACTCAAGGTAAAGAAGCGCTGATCGCCATGGACAGCGCGACGTACAACATCAGCACCGTACCGGTTATGCCCGCTGCGGCCAGCGTGCTGCGCGATGACGTTCGGCTGAAATTCGTAGGGAACGAGTTGGTCGGCACCGGCAGGATCACATTGACCGGATATGATCGGCACAACCTAACGCATTATTTACGCGCCGTGCAACCCAACAAAGTGAACGACGTACTGCGCAGCGTGTTGATGAAAGGCTCCAATAAATTCCAACTGGACAGCACGCACGTGGAAGGTCTGAATGATCGAGAAGCACCGCTCAGCATTACCTACACCTTCAGATTACCGGACCACATGCACCGCAATGGCGACCGTGTGTATTTGCCCTTAACGCTAAGCGACCCTTGGAAAGACCTTCGGTTTGCGGAAGAACGCGTCCTACCCTTGGAATTCCCCTACGAGTATGAACGCCATTACACCGTGACATTGGATCTTCCGGAAGGAGCACAATGGGATGGCGCCTCTTCAGAACTGAAAATGGACATCAATGCCGCCAGCTACAGCATTATGACCAATGGCGATCAACGCACGATAACCACCAACGCTGACTTCGTTGTTAACCGTTTGATCATGGATGAAGAACTCAATGATTGGCGGGACATGAACAAATCGCTCCTGAAGGACTTGGGCCGTACCGTAGTAATAGACCTACCCAGCGAATGAATCTTTCCAAACTCTTGATCGGTGCCGTTATCGGTGCCAACACAATGCTTCCTTCACCGGCCAATGCCCAGCATGACCATCTGAAGAACTACGATTGGGACCCCGCGCCAACCCTGCCGGACACCACCGGCTTCGGGTCCTCCAACGAAGTGATCCTGTTGCGCAACAACATCCAACAGTTCGAGGATCAAGGAGAACTGATCTACTTCTATGATGTGTTCCATTACCAGAAATACTTGGGTGATGATGCGGCTGTGGACCAGAATAAGACCTTGGACATCAATACAGGATCCATCTTCGACATGTACACCTTGAAAGCAAGGTCCATAGCACCGGACGGTACGGTTACCGAACTCCCCAAAAGCGCCTTTTTAGAGCGTGCGGATGACAACGAAAAAGGCAAAGGCACCTATTTCGCGTTCGAAGGGTTGCGACCGGGCAGCGTGGTTGAATACCTGATGTTCTCCAAACAGACCTGCGAATACAGGGGTGCTGTTACGCGACTCCAGTTCAGTTTGCCCATCAAAAAGGAAACCTATGAAATGCTGGTGCCCGATTCCTGGCGTTACCAATTCAAAGGATATAACGGCCTTCCCGAACCTACCGCGGACTCAACCCTTGCCGGCCATCTGCTGCATAAATTGGAGTTAACGGATGTCGCGGCATTGGAAAGTGAAAGTAACGCGGACACCGAAAAATACCGGATGTATCTAGTGCATAAGCTGGATGCTATCCCCAGTCTGAACGCACTGCACATCAGCGACTACAATGGCGCAACCAAGATCTACCACGATGCGCTTTACCCGGATCTCGGTGCCAAGACCAAGAAGGAACTCGCTGGTCTGGTCAAAAAGATAGGAATAGGGTTCGCGCGTGATGAAGCGGATCGTTTGCGAACCATTGACCGGTATATACACGGCAACTTCCAGTATGCAGAGAGCGGCGCTGCGGAGCTTTCGGACCTGGACGCGATCATGAAGACCAGAACGTGTAATGAATTCGGGATGCAGCGACTCTACGCCAACGTTTTTCGTGAGGCCGGGATCGAACATCAAGTGGTGCTTACGAACGATCGTACCCTAACACCCTTCGATCCGGAATTCGAATCCCGGAATTACCTGCAGAACGTGGTCTTCTACTTTCCAGGACCGGATAAATACCTCGACCCAACGGAATTCGGTCTGGGCCTTGGCTACCTGGCGCCAGAATACATGGGCAACCACGGTCTGTTCATCAAGAACAAAGAATTGGGTGGCGCCTTTGTTGGCATCGGCAAAGTGAGCTTCATCCCCGACCTTCCAGCGGAAGACACGCGGCACGACCTGTTGATCACTATCAATCCTAGTGTTGATGCCACCGAAGCTGATGTTGTCGTGAAGAACGAGTTAACAGGTTACTACGCGCGCTACATCCAGGAATTCTATTCACTCATGAATGAAGAGCAGCAAAAGGACATTCTTCAAGGGCACATGGGGCATCTGACCGAGGGGGCCATCAAACAAGACCTTCAAGTTGAAAACGCCAAAGCGGATCAGTTCGGTATGAAGCCCTTCACCATCAACGCCAAAGTGACCACCAATAAATTCACCAACCAAGCCGGGAATGAAGTGCTGCTGCGTGTAGGTGAACTCATTGGCCCGCAGATGGAACTCTACGCTGAAAAAGAACGCAAGCTACCGAGCGACTCCCCCTTCAACCGGTATTATGACCGTAAGATCATTGTAGAATTACCCGATGGCTGGACCTGTGCGGACCTATCACCGATGGAGGTCCATAAGGTGATGGAGATCGACGGCAAGCTCGAAGCCGAGTTCCGATCCAGTGCAACCCAGAATGATGGCATCATTACGATCGAGATCGTGGAGTACTACCGCACCACGCACGTACCGGTGGAATATTACGAGGCCTATCGCGGGGTGATCAATGGTGCCGCTGATTTCAATAAGCGCAACTTGCTGCTGAAGCCTGCAGGTTAGTTCGTAACCTCACTTGTTCCTGGATCGCCAGTGCCTCCATTATCTGTTGGCCTCGTGAACAAAGCCAACGAGTCACTAGTATAGTGAACGGTTGAAATACCTCGTGATCTGAACACACGATCTCCTGTTCGATCATTGTGGTAGTCGCGATCTTGTTGACCCAGTTTCTGTCGACATTCGATGGGAAATCTATCAGCATGTTCAACTTCAAATTCTTTCCTGCACTTTTATTGATCGGTTCTTCTGTTCAAATGAACGCGCAAGTTGCGGATGCCGGACCTGACCAAGAACTCTGTCTAGATCATACCACCTTACAGGCAAATGCGCTGATGCCGGATGTTACCGGCTATTGGACCTTGTTGAGCGGTAATGTAACGATCGCGGATGATTCAGATCCGACGAGTCAGCTAACCAACATCTATGTAGGGGCAAACACGCTTTCATGGACGATCATCAATGGTACAGATACTACAACCGATGAAGTAAGCATAATTCGATATGAATTTGATCCGGCTATCGCAGATGCAGGGTCGGACCAGACCATTTTTACCCCCCTATCAACAGCTGTAATGCAAGCCGCAACTCCATGGTTCCCACAAGTCTGTTCATGGACCGTTGTTTCCGGAACCGGGATCATAACCAATGTGAATGACCCGCAGACCAGTGTGAGTTCACTGGGCGTTGGAGAAAATATTTTCCAATGGACTTGTGATGATGGTGAGTGCAGTGTACCGGGCAATTTAGACCAAGTTACGATCTGGGTAGAAACGGCCATGTCGGTAAGTACTATTGAGTTTTCACAACCCACATCAATTTGGTATGATCAAACTACAGGTCTGTTGCAAGTTAACAGTGACGTTGGTATTGATGACCTAACGCTTTTCGATGGATCGGGAAGACGCATTCAACTGCCAGACCAAACGAACGGAAGGCCAATGAACATTGGGAGTCTTCCTTCTGGCACCTATGTGGTGATCGCGAATATCGATGGCGCTTTACAAACCCAGCGTTTCATAGTAAGCCGCTGAGAAATTCTCGCAAATATCTTATCCACTTCCGCGCACGGACGTTGTAAGGAGCGTGATCAACAAGTGCCAGCATGATCGCCGCAAAACATTTGCACTTCCGCCGGATCCAACACTTCTTATTGAGCATTGGGCCGTGGCCCTTTTTGCTGATCGGGGTGGTCGATCGTGCTTTCTTGATCGGCCTTTTCGGTGGTCAATACGTGAGTACCGATGATGCCATAATGTGGGCCGGTGCGGT
This genomic window from Flavobacteriales bacterium contains:
- a CDS encoding DUF3857 domain-containing protein, translated to MRAALYLIALLFCGQAFGQNMSEQLVLLRRTYQDQSSVYLRNNTTYHIVRTEKGIVSTREIENDRMLLKDIVGDVQEERVYYSDLMPLKEIEAYTLIPKGNGSKRIKIGAVEHRDQRSNSIFHDDSRIAYFTMPSLASGAVAHLRYVVAFPDARFSTGHYFASEFPVEESILTVISDADIDVDVRTFHMPDGSYTRSVSTEKGKTVQRYTMRNVPPMKFASDAPSFSYYTPHAQLIVNTEKVESTDRVDQLYGWLYSYVGQCSDPADASITALTDSLTANILVPQEKASVIYRWVQDHIRYIAFEDGLNGLIPAPAEEVSRVRYGDCKGMSNVLQTMLRAAGLDAHLAWIGTRDRPYTFNELPAAGSSDHMIVALYLADTTLFLDGTANVNAFGFPSGFTQGKEALIAMDSATYNISTVPVMPAAASVLRDDVRLKFVGNELVGTGRITLTGYDRHNLTHYLRAVQPNKVNDVLRSVLMKGSNKFQLDSTHVEGLNDREAPLSITYTFRLPDHMHRNGDRVYLPLTLSDPWKDLRFAEERVLPLEFPYEYERHYTVTLDLPEGAQWDGASSELKMDINAASYSIMTNGDQRTITTNADFVVNRLIMDEELNDWRDMNKSLLKDLGRTVVIDLPSE
- a CDS encoding DUF3857 domain-containing protein; this translates as MNLSKLLIGAVIGANTMLPSPANAQHDHLKNYDWDPAPTLPDTTGFGSSNEVILLRNNIQQFEDQGELIYFYDVFHYQKYLGDDAAVDQNKTLDINTGSIFDMYTLKARSIAPDGTVTELPKSAFLERADDNEKGKGTYFAFEGLRPGSVVEYLMFSKQTCEYRGAVTRLQFSLPIKKETYEMLVPDSWRYQFKGYNGLPEPTADSTLAGHLLHKLELTDVAALESESNADTEKYRMYLVHKLDAIPSLNALHISDYNGATKIYHDALYPDLGAKTKKELAGLVKKIGIGFARDEADRLRTIDRYIHGNFQYAESGAAELSDLDAIMKTRTCNEFGMQRLYANVFREAGIEHQVVLTNDRTLTPFDPEFESRNYLQNVVFYFPGPDKYLDPTEFGLGLGYLAPEYMGNHGLFIKNKELGGAFVGIGKVSFIPDLPAEDTRHDLLITINPSVDATEADVVVKNELTGYYARYIQEFYSLMNEEQQKDILQGHMGHLTEGAIKQDLQVENAKADQFGMKPFTINAKVTTNKFTNQAGNEVLLRVGELIGPQMELYAEKERKLPSDSPFNRYYDRKIIVELPDGWTCADLSPMEVHKVMEIDGKLEAEFRSSATQNDGIITIEIVEYYRTTHVPVEYYEAYRGVINGAADFNKRNLLLKPAG
- a CDS encoding T9SS type A sorting domain-containing protein, with translation MFNFKFFPALLLIGSSVQMNAQVADAGPDQELCLDHTTLQANALMPDVTGYWTLLSGNVTIADDSDPTSQLTNIYVGANTLSWTIINGTDTTTDEVSIIRYEFDPAIADAGSDQTIFTPLSTAVMQAATPWFPQVCSWTVVSGTGIITNVNDPQTSVSSLGVGENIFQWTCDDGECSVPGNLDQVTIWVETAMSVSTIEFSQPTSIWYDQTTGLLQVNSDVGIDDLTLFDGSGRRIQLPDQTNGRPMNIGSLPSGTYVVIANIDGALQTQRFIVSR